A stretch of the Flavobacterium aquiphilum genome encodes the following:
- a CDS encoding FAD-binding and (Fe-S)-binding domain-containing protein translates to MLAPSYQKLKDILSGSIDPKRILTNPLQTLAYGTDASFYRLIPKIVILAHNESEITEIIKQAKKLDIALTFRAAGTSLSGQAITDSVLVVATHGWKNFELLDNNQKVKLEPGIVGSRANTYLAPHGLKIGPDPASIGAAMIGGIVANNASGMCCGTAQNSYQTIADIRIVLHDGTILDTSDAQSVASFKQTQSALITEIESLRDQIKNDETLYHQIKNKFKIKNTTGYSINALVDYQDPIDIIKHLMVGSEGTLAFISNVTFKTIIDEKNKSCSLLIFNTIQDACNATILLKSAPVAAVELLDRESIRSVENDDDAPEYFKTLPESACALLVECRDNDLTVLKEKQDAVRLQIQSIPTFTDYEFTSDPKQYYFNWKARKGLLPTVGGLRKNGTSVIIEDVGFPLPQLADACLELKDLFKKYEYHDAVLFGHALEGNLHFVFSQDFSNQAEVDRYEKLMSELAVLVVDRFGGSLKAEHGTGRNMAPFVEKEWGATAYEIMKRIKNIFDPNNKINPDVLINPDPKAHLKNLKPMPESHAIVDKCMECGFCEPHCVSEGLTLSPRQRIVIAREISRLEESNDDPQRLADIRKDVTYQLDETCATDGLCALACPVHIDTGKFVKTWRASNLNSGNKKVAAYIGSHMAGTTAILRVGLKTVSFFHSILGTNIMTALSNASHFITFGKVPKWIPEMPKGANKINLKN, encoded by the coding sequence ATGTTAGCCCCCTCCTATCAAAAGTTAAAAGACATTTTATCGGGTTCGATTGATCCCAAACGAATTTTGACGAATCCTTTACAAACACTTGCTTATGGGACCGATGCCAGTTTTTACAGATTAATTCCAAAAATCGTTATTCTGGCTCACAATGAATCCGAAATAACCGAAATTATAAAGCAAGCCAAAAAATTGGATATTGCTTTAACTTTTCGCGCAGCCGGAACCAGTTTATCAGGTCAGGCCATTACCGATTCAGTTTTAGTAGTTGCCACTCACGGCTGGAAAAACTTTGAACTTTTGGACAATAATCAAAAAGTAAAATTAGAACCCGGAATTGTGGGATCAAGAGCGAATACTTATTTAGCACCACATGGTTTGAAAATAGGTCCCGATCCAGCCTCTATCGGAGCAGCAATGATTGGTGGAATTGTGGCCAACAACGCCAGCGGAATGTGTTGCGGAACTGCCCAAAACTCGTATCAAACCATAGCAGATATTCGCATTGTATTGCATGATGGAACGATATTAGACACTTCAGATGCACAAAGTGTTGCTTCTTTCAAGCAAACGCAATCGGCGTTGATTACGGAAATTGAAAGTCTCAGAGATCAAATTAAAAACGATGAAACGCTTTATCATCAGATTAAAAATAAATTCAAAATAAAAAATACGACAGGCTACAGCATCAACGCATTAGTCGATTATCAAGATCCTATCGATATCATCAAACATTTGATGGTGGGTTCTGAAGGGACTTTGGCATTTATTTCGAATGTGACTTTCAAAACCATCATTGATGAAAAAAATAAATCCTGTTCATTGCTTATTTTCAACACGATTCAGGATGCCTGCAACGCCACCATTTTATTGAAATCGGCACCCGTTGCGGCAGTCGAATTATTGGACAGAGAATCCATTCGTTCGGTTGAAAATGATGACGATGCCCCCGAATATTTCAAGACATTGCCTGAATCGGCTTGCGCCTTATTGGTGGAATGCCGCGACAATGATTTAACAGTTTTAAAAGAAAAACAAGATGCTGTTCGATTACAGATTCAGTCCATTCCTACTTTTACGGATTACGAATTTACAAGCGATCCAAAACAATATTATTTTAATTGGAAAGCCCGAAAAGGATTGTTGCCAACAGTTGGTGGGCTTCGAAAAAATGGTACATCCGTAATCATTGAAGACGTTGGTTTTCCTTTGCCTCAATTGGCCGATGCTTGTTTGGAATTAAAAGATTTGTTCAAAAAATACGAATACCATGATGCTGTTTTGTTTGGCCATGCTTTGGAAGGAAACCTTCATTTTGTGTTCTCGCAAGACTTTTCAAACCAAGCCGAAGTCGATCGTTACGAAAAACTGATGTCGGAATTAGCGGTTTTGGTAGTGGATCGTTTTGGTGGCTCTTTAAAAGCAGAACACGGAACAGGGCGCAACATGGCTCCTTTTGTAGAAAAAGAATGGGGAGCAACTGCCTACGAAATCATGAAACGCATCAAAAACATTTTTGATCCAAACAATAAAATCAATCCGGACGTTTTAATTAATCCCGACCCGAAAGCGCATCTCAAAAATTTGAAACCAATGCCCGAATCCCACGCCATTGTGGACAAATGTATGGAGTGTGGATTTTGTGAACCGCATTGTGTTTCCGAAGGATTAACTTTATCGCCAAGACAAAGAATTGTAATTGCAAGGGAAATCAGTCGTTTGGAAGAATCGAATGATGATCCACAACGATTGGCCGACATCCGCAAAGACGTTACCTATCAGCTAGACGAAACCTGTGCTACCGATGGCCTTTGTGCTTTGGCCTGTCCCGTACATATCGACACCGGAAAATTTGTTAAAACCTGGCGTGCCTCCAATTTGAATTCAGGCAATAAAAAAGTGGCGGCTTACATTGGTTCCCACATGGCAGGAACAACAGCAATTTTGAGAGTGGGTTTGAAAACAGTTTCTTTTTTTCATTCTATTCTTGGAACCAACATTATGACAGCTTTGTCCAATGCGTCGCATTTTATCACCTTTGGAAAAGTACCAAAATGGATTCCGGAAATGCCGAAAGGAGCCAACAAAATAAATTTAAAAAATTAG